TCTGAGAATTCTTGTTTGGTTGCCTCCTCCTTTTCTATTACCAGTTCATACGGATATTGACCTCAGAACACCTTCTGAAGCCATATGGACTGATTCTTATTCCTTGTATTCTTTTCAGAGAAACTGTAGTTAAAGTGCCTCATTTATAGTGGCTTTTAGGATTCGCTAGCATTTTTTCAGACATGTGGATTTTAATAATTTGTCTCTTGGCACCTTATTCACCAGATTTAATAATTGCCTAAAGTGAGTTTTCTTGAAGTCTAATGCCTTGTACTACAGTGTTCTATGAATTCATTCTTTACTATGCTCAATACAAATACTGTGTGCGTGGTCATTGGTTCAACCTTCCCAATTATTCTCGTATTCCCGGGAAGTTCCTCCCGACAGAGCTAGGTTGAAGTCTCTCCTAGTTAGAATCCCTGCTTTATAGAGTTATAAAATTGTTTTTGTATACAACTCAAGGACATCCTTGATATTGCCTATTTAGTTGTCTTTGTTAGCCACAAGATATCTTGTTTACATCCCGCATGATCACAGCATCCTGACATTAAAAGTACATTGAGAGTTTCTCCCAAGAATTGCCCCTTGTTTCCATGCTCCTCTTGGCCTATAGGCTTGTAGCCAATGATCATAGTTGTTTCTTTGTATCCAATCCAAAAAATGTTGTCAAATAGAAGCTCCCTAAACTAAAAATCGTTTTCACTTAAGACACAGCAAAGGCAGAAATACTGACTAGATATTGAATATTCTCTGTTTTCACTGCCTACTGAAGGGAAATAGTCCAGCGTGAGGGAGAAAATGACAATTATTTGAATTTTAGTTAGACAGATTAAAAAACGCTTTCTCCTGTCATACAACCACTGAGACACCTAGCGGTGGAAAACTTTACTGCTCTTGGCAATTGGAACTCACATTTCAGGAGAGCATCCATTTTAAAACATCGTTTTGGGTTCCATCCTGCTAGAATTAAGTTGATTGAAGTATCATGCCTGTTATGTatataatattttgaaaaataattaaagctgtaagaaatctctctttaaaaaaaccacaagtCATAGTGGAATCCATGAAACTTTGTTTCATGTACATATTCCATGCTCTGCCTTGGATCAtccaaagggttaacaaacaattTCAAGAAACCTGGGTCTGCTTTAGAATTTCACACCAGAACCAcataaatgttttggttttggcgTGAAATCAAGCAAAACTTTTGGTTTTGAttgagttttgctttgagttttggGTCTCCTTCCAACCTAATATTGAATGTGAAAcggaggggagaggcagagaaatTGCAAATCCGCATGGATTGAAACACTCAAAACTGAAACTGCAGAATACCACATGCCTCTAATAATAGAAAACTAAGTGAGTTCGTGGTGTAACTTCATTGCAGTTAGTGGTGCTATCCACCTTGGGCTACTGTATATATTCATCTGCAGAATGTTGTGACAGCAGTATTATGGAGTCACAGTGATCTGTGTAGTAACTCTCTTGTGGGGCTCCCCTGTTAGTATTTTGGGGTCCCAAATCTGCTTTTTCCACCAGCTAGTTGCCATGGTTTTTTACTGTACACCTACCTTGGGGCTGGTACTAAAATCTAGCAGTTGGATAAAATGGATAGAAGCTCAAGGTCACAGCTTAAATGTAATGACTAGTTCTATATAATAGCACGGGTTCATTAAATGACTTTATTTTTCTAACTTGAAAATTTTCACTTGTGATTAAAATTGGGTGAAATTTCTCACACTAAGCTTTTTTTtggagtgaaaaatgcagatttagtgacactaaaatgttttgtgaatttgtgttgattttgccAGATAGttcatttaggaaaaaacaaaaacatcgctccgaaaatatcaaaatgttttgacattttgaaaggaaacatttcagttttccccACTGAGATATTGAAGTATGGTACAGAAGGACCTATTTGGTACAAAAAGATGTTGCCTAACATGTTCAAAAGTGACTTCTGATTTTGGGTGGCCAGACaccatttccttttattttatttaaaataattttaaaatgttttaaaatggtcacaaggaaatttgacctaaaatcaattttttaactttttgatttGCTGGACATTTTCCAATCTGAAACGATTTTTCAGTATCTCAATATTGCCAGCAAACCAATAATCTGTTATTTAGCGAGCTTTACTTGTGATGCCTTCCTGAGCTGTAGATCAggttaaatttaataaaaatgttaatgattGCAATCCCCTATATTTTCCCCAACCaactgttctgtggataaatgaaAGACTTCCAAACCACCCACCTTCAGTAGCACTAAAATTTTATGTATGTCTAATTAAAAGGTTATTAAATTCTGATGCTTTTTTATATTGTGCCTACAATATTtcaccatttattattttatttataatctcTTTTATGGACATGTAACTagtttctgagcacctcataCATACACATTCCCCACTGAGACAGTATTTTACAGAAGGGCCTATGATCTAgttcaggagtcggcaacctttcagaagtggtgtgccaagtcctcatttattcactctaatttaaggtttcacatgccagtcatacattttaacatttttagaaggtctctttccgtaagtgtaaaatatataactattgttgtatgtaaagtaaataaggtttttaaaaggtttaagaagcttcatttaaaattaaattaaaatgcagagccccccccagaccggtggcgaggacccgggcagtgtgagtgccactgaaaaatcagctcgcgtgccgccttcggcacacaggTTGCCTtcagccataggttgcctacccctgatttagttTAACGTATTCAAcagtggcctctgattttgggGTACacagacaccactgacttcagctggagcaggggatagtcagcccctctgaaaaatcagtctaAAGTGGGGAACCAAGAAATGGACGAATCCCCATGATAAGTTGCTTTTGAAGGCAGCAGTGACTCTGTCACAGAATAAAGAGAATCCCACTATTCTGAGTGCCAGACCAGCGCCTTATAACCACAAGAACAGTCTTCCTCTTGTAGCAATCAGGGGCCTTCTTTCTGTTTTGTGTGGGTGTTAATTAGCCATTGACACAGCCAGAAAGCAGCCCCGCTCCTCCAGACCACACGGTATGcaagcctggcagcccagggtcaTGCGCACCACGTGGCTGAGGCTGCATGGCGGATAGCGGAGCCATTGGTTACATTGTGGCAGTCGACAAACTCATCATCTTCCCTGCAGAGCCGGTAGCTTGAGTGACTCCGTTGCCATCCAATCGTTATACGCATTGGCTAATAACCGACCCTCCTGCCCGTCAAATTGTCCAATCAGCACACAACAGTATAACGGATCATACCGTCGGGTATTCGGAGGTCAAACGGACCAATCATCAAGGAACAGATTTCCTACCAACGGGAGAAAAGATATGGCATAAGAGGTGCGGCCGATTGGCTATTAGAGCTATCAGTCTTTGCAAATTCGGCTCTCTATTGGTTATTCGGGGAAGAGGGTGGTTtccgggggaggagaaggtatATAAGGGCCGGACAAAGGCGCCGGCGAGGCCGTTTGGCATAGCCGCCATTTTGTgcgcagggccctgagcctgaagAGAAAAGAGCAGAGCGGCACCATGTCTCGGGATCGGTTCCGTAGCCGAGGTGGTGGCGGTTTCCACCGGCGCGGAGGGGGTGGCGGAGGCCGGGGAGGCCCCAACCATGATTTCCGGTCTCCACCGCCCGGCATGGGTCTTGGCCAGAACCGCGGCCCCTTGGGGGGCGGCCCGCCTGGCGGGGGCCCTAAGCCCGAACCCCCGAAGCCGCCCGTCTCGACCGCCACGCCGCCTGCCTCGTCAACTTCCGCCACTGCCACTACCTCGGGCCCCTCCGGCAGCCAGGCCGGCTCCGGGCCCCCCGCGGGGCCTCCACCGGCCACGGGACAGCAACAGCCGCAGACCCAGGCTGCCGCCGCTGCCGCTCCCCCTTCCACCCCATCCGTCCCTGGGGGACAGGCCCAGGCGCAGCCGAAGCCGAGCCCCACCCCTGCCGTCGGCCCCAAGAAAGGTCAGGGCCAGTCTCCGGGCGGGGGGCCCAAGGGCCCGGGGGGCCCCCAGCAGGGCCCCGGCGGCCCGCACCCCAAGGGGGGCCAGGGACACCGCGGTGGCCCGGGCGGCGAACAGCGCGGGCGCGGTCAGGGCCAACAGCACCAAGGGCAGGGCCTCAACTTGCAGCAGGGCCCGGCCGGAGGCAGCGGCGAGAAGACCACGGACGAGGtgagtcccttcccctcccccgcagctacAAGATGGCGGTGGCCACGCTCGGACTCCCCGCGCGCCCGACGCCATCTTGAAGCGAGGCGGGGATGTGCTGAGGGGCCTGTCGGGGGTGGCCGTACAGCGTGGGGCCGCGGGGAGGGAAGCGGCTATGGGCCCAATTGAACGGGGCTTTTCCCTACCCAGAGGGCCTGGCCTTGCCTAAACGCGGGATGTGGCCGCCTGACAGACCGCGTAGGCACAATTTGGTAACTAACCCCAGTCCCACCTACAGGGCTAGCTGAGGTAGCTGTGAGCCTGTGGTCGTGTGATTGGCGGGCGGAGCATGTACCGTCGTGAAGAGGGTGGTATCTATTCAAGCGGCTTTGATTGAAGGCTTGTGTCTGGTATAAAAGCAACGCGTCATTGAACTGGTCTCTGTTTTTTTGCTAGGGCTTTAAAGCAAATCTGTCCCTTCTGAGGCGACCTGGAGAGAAGACTTACACCCAGCGTTGCCGTCTGTTTGTGGGAAACTTGCCTGCTGATATTACAGATGAAGAATTCAAAAGATTATTTGCTAAATATGGGGAGCCTGGAGAGGTTTTTATCAACAAGGGGAAGGGATTTGGATTCATTAAATTGGTGGGTTCTCATACTGTAGCCATTTAAATCTGTTGTTCAGCTAAATTACAGCAACACAGTTGTTTTGTTGAAACTGGGTCTCATTAAATTTTTCCAGGAATCCAGAGCACTGGCTGAAATTGCAAAGGCAGAACTTGATGATATTCCTATGAGAGGCCGACAGCTTAGAGTTCGTTTTGCCACacatgctgctgctctgtctgTGCGTAACCTTTCACCCTATGTGTCCAATGAGTTATTGGAGGAAGCTTTTTCACAGTTTGGTCCAGTTGAAAGAGCTGTTGTGATTGTAGATGATCGGGGCAGATCAACAGGAAAAGGCATTGTTGAATTTGCATCTAAGCCAGCTGCAAGGAAGGCATTTGAACGGTGCACAGAAGGAGTATTCTTGTTGACAACGTAAGCTGTTTGACTAtatagaaatgtattttatttaaacatggtAATTGACGGTAAACATTTAGTCTGTTACCATCATTTTATCACAAGTGAGCTTAAGTGATAATTGTTATAAACAAATTTTCTTCTAAAAGCTAAAACTAGCATTCATATTGAACAAAAAACTTTCGTTTTTTAGTACTCCTAGACCAGTTATTGTGGAACCACTTGAACAACTGGATGATGAAGATGGTCTTCCAGAAAAGCTTGCTCAGAAGAATCCAATGTATCAAAAGTAGGGGCActcttttgtttttctccatgTAGAGATAAGGCAAATTGATCTCAAATATATTACAGAACATGTTATTTACAATATATGATAGTTTAGTATatgtattttatgatttttaaaacaaactttgtatttataGATagtctaagcactatacccagatgtacaggtgttcttttcttaacctgtgtattatataatttatttaaacattagttttaataaaatttttgttGTGAAGCCAGCATTGAATTTGACAACCTCTCATAGGTTTTTTCTTTCTATCCACTAAAAGGatgtcaacttaaaaatcaccCTTCTGGCTTACTCTATTTTTacaaggaaaacaacaaatatttttctttgctttgtgcACTTCACAGCACTTTGGCAGTTTTCACATAGCAACAAggaagaaggaaattaaaaactTGCAAAACTGCAAACATTGGAGGGGCTGCTGTAGTATTTGGTGCTGCGTAAAATGTTCAGATGTACCCAAATCATtattgaaaatgggacttaactacttctgaatttttttgttaatttaaaaaagaaaaattcaagttGATGCAactttactgaaatgtttcaatattaATAGTCTGAAGCCAATACATTCaaaaaattataaagaaaaatggtCTTTCAGAAAATTGCAGAGATGGTGTGGATATCATTTGACTTTTCACTGAGCTGTGGGTGTAAACACGCTTTCTCAGTCCAGCTACTAAGTTACTTTTCCTCATGGGCAGAAACCTTGGTTTAACTGTTGGGGATaattttttctaattctaatataaaaaacatgttttggaCCTAGCTGACAATGTGTACCTCTTTTGGTCATTGACTCCTTGAAAGAAATTACTACTGCTGTTgttgggggtatgtctacactacctgctgcatcggcaggcAGCAGTCAGTCCAGTGGGCATTGATTTATCGCATTTAgttagatgtgataaattgaatcccaagcactctcctgtcaactctggtactccactgctgcgagaggcgcaggcagtgTCCACAGAGGAGGAGTTGGCTCATGGCAGTGAAGACTCCACGGAATTCTCTAGATTCTTCTGAACATCTGGCCTGTAGCAGAATATATAGTGttgtcagcagcagcagtgttTTAAGTCTTTAAAGCTCTTATTGTTAAGCATAATTcaaacatttattgaaaatattgtGACTTAGTTCAAAATTAAGTAGTTTCTTCCTGAGTATTCAAATGATGTTACACAACTCCTGTCTTTTAAATTCattattagagaatattttctATTCTCTTTGTAGGGAAAGAGAAACTCCACCCCGCTTTGCTCAGCATGGCAGTTTTGAATTTGAATATTCCCAGAGGTGGAAATCCTTAGATGAAAtggaaaaacagcaaagagatcaGGTGGAGAAAAACATGAAAGATGCCAAAGACAAACTTGAAAGTGAAATGGAAGATGCCTATCATGAACATCAGGCAAACCTCTTGCGTCAAGGTGATTGGCACTAATTCTTCTGTTGCCATTTGTTTTCTAGTTGTATGTGCTGTCTATACAAATAGTCCTATTATATGGATGTTTGTGTTTTAGGTTTTCATGAACTGATCCATAGTAAACAGCCAGGTGGAGCTTgagaactgtttttaaaaagtagcttGCCACTTAACATTACATCTTGCTTCCTGCTTGCTGTAAATCTTACTTTGCATAAAAATAAGGGAGCCTAAAAACTGGTTTTGTGTATTTGATTCACATAGTTATTGTGGCTCTGCGAGACTGGGAATTCTGGTTGCTCAGTAGGAAGTTGAGAGGAGAAAAAGCTTCCTGCAAAGTTgagtttttttcacttttttttgtgAGCATAACTCAAAttctgtttgaaaccattcccctTTTAAATTAGTTGGCCAATGACTGCTTTTCTCATCAATTACAGTCATGTTTCAGTATCAGTTGTGTGCTGTGTAGAGCTTAAATGGGGCTAGCGTAGGTGGTTGAAGTGAGGTAACACGTTGTGAGAATAAAAACTTGGAAATAGTATGTACAAAGGGGATATTGACAGACTATTTTTTCAGATCTTATGAGGCGTCAAGAAGAATTGAGGCGTATGGAGGAACTTCATAATCAAGAAATGCAGAAACGCAAGGAAATTCAGCTAAGGTAGGTCTGGGTTTGataaaaaagattttgttactaAAAACTAAATTTCAGTGACAATGTTCTTTGTGCAAATGACAGTTGTGCATGTGCTAATACAATTTCAAGTTGAGGTTTACATGTTAAAGCTAGCTTACCTTTGTAAAAATGCTATCATTTTTTCTTGAACATCTTGAAATTTGAATCAtgttatatttatatacatattaaaGGTGTAAATATTGTGCTTTTGAGGTATAATAATGCACAAATTATCAGGCAGGAGGAAGAACGTCGTAGACGGGAAGAAGAAATGATGATTCGCCAGCGTGAGATGGAAGAACAGATGAGAAGACAAAGGGAAGAGAATTACAGTAGAATGGGTTACATGGATCCAGTAagcataaacaaaataaaaccttgtGTTTTTATGAATAATGATTTGAGATGCTGCTGGGATTTTCTTAGTTTCAAAAAATAGTTCAAAATAACTAATGCTCATAGTTTTGGTAGGTGAACGGATACTGTTAAATGGCGCACCTGCTTCATGAAATGCAGGCCTTCAAAGGGGGGAAGAATTGATTACTCATTCTGATCTATTTTTGcctttgcagagagagagagacatgagaATGGGTGGTGCCAGCACAATGAACATGGGAGGTAAAGGATTGTTAAATATCTTTTACGTGGTTAACATATAACTTGTCAGAATAtgattacatttttctttcttagatCCCTATGGTGCAGCAGCTCAGAAATTCCCACCTATGggtggtggcggcggcggcggcggcggtgGTGGCAGCATAGGTTATGAAGCCAGTCCTGGTGTTGGCCAACCAGCCATGAGTGGTTCTATGATGGGAAGTGACATGGTAATGTATCCTGTGGTGGCTTTACTTTAGTATGGGGGAAATTAAGGCAGGAAATTCTGAACTctactgatttttgaatggtAGATGGTTTAAATCTTGAGTACTGACTGCTTTTTTTTCAGTCAGTGTATGTAATAGCAATATTAAGGACTAGTCTGGCAGTATGTACAATAATAGCTCAGATCTTATGAGTGTGGTCATTTAGACAGAAGTTGTCTGTAAACAAATTCAAATGTGCTATTAAGCATATTTGCTGTTAACCCTGTTACTGATTGGGTTTTGAGTACCTGCCTTATACTTAAGCTTGGAAGGATTTTTTCATAAATTTTGATGTTTCAAAATACTAAATTGATTTCTAGCAGCTTTTGCTCTAACAAGAAACAAATTTAAGCCTTATTTATCAAGATGTGATTACCTCAGAAATTAATTTACAACAAATTGACACAGGAGAGCTTGCACCTTGTCAATTCTATCTAAAAACTATTTCATAATTGTATCAAGTGTCTGCAAGTGTTACGTGGTTCTACTCTTGTTCTCCAAAGTGTAATTACTGAGGCCAGTTAAAATCTggtccttccaagcctaattacAAAATCAGTGCACCCTTGCATTGATATACTGCAAAATACAAATCTGTGATCACATGTATGTTTATGCAACAGATTACTTATCACTCAACTTGTGAGTAATCAAATGGCAAACAGTATACCATATGCTGTGTGCTAATGTTGGCCATAATATCAAAAGAGCAGAAATGCAGTTGTTAGGTTTAGGCATGTTTAAATATTCCCAGTACTCCTTGACCTTAGTCATTTTGTGACTCCTGTCTGACAAAGGAATAATGATAGCCTGTTCTAACTTCATTTCCCACTTGTTGGGCATGACTGTAGATGTAGGTTCTTAATCTACTGCATACCTCTTGTTTAGAGGTATGTTTCCAAACAATACTATTTTTGGCGCACACTAAATCTGTGCATGGGGTTGGAGTCTGCTTGGTGCTATCCCACTGGAGCAGTACTGACAGCAATGCTTTAATAGGATGGAAGTCTCTTCTGGGTCAAGTGGTTGATGATAGTGTGCTTCCACCTCCCTGTTGGGGGTACACACCCTCTGGCACAAAATGCAGAGAATCTTTTTCTGGGTGGGTTTAAGGTTAGACTGTACTCAGGCCTCTGGCTTTATATGGTGTGCTACCACAGTAGCTTGCCAGGTATCTTTTTATGGAAACCATACCTATGGTATCTAACTTTGCAAAGCATTGATCCAGTAGATGATGCTGCCGGCATTAATGCATCTATAATCTACTGATAACATTTTTAAGCAATTCATAAGCATCTAGTGAACAGTTAGGTAGTCTGTGGTGAATGTTGtgtacatttttttcttctaaaagtCTTGGTACGGGTGCATGTTGAACTTGTGTAATATTTTAAACAACTTGATACCATCAAAACATGTTACTCTTAAGGTGATTTAACTGCCTAAAGTTCCCTAGGACATGGCTCTATTTATGCCACAGTGCTGTCCCCATTATTAAACTTAAGAGTTGCAATTAGGTTTTAGCTGGTGTATAAACTTTATAAAGAAGACGTGAATTACGGAGAAGCTACAAACTCCTTATTTTCTGAAAATCCTTGCTCAGAAAGACTGAAGCAACTTTCAAATAATTCTATACCAGTAACTGGAGAAAAGTCTGAATGTAACCCATGGTCTGTATTTACAGACTTAGTTTAGTAAACTGAAATTATTATTCTTTTAGGGGGTAGTGAAACTTTTGTTTGAAATGGAAGTTGAAAACTATCTTTGACTTCACAGTATTGATGTAACTTTTAGAGATCTGCTGCCAGCCACACCTACTTATCTGGTAGCTTGGTAGAAATACGTGCAGCTAGATACATTAGTAAAGATATTTGAAGTCTCTGCTTTATTGCAGTCTAATTCAGCGCTTACAACTCTGATGGGAGACAGTCCATGAAGTCTTTCAATAATTGTAAAGGCTTAGTGGACTTTCCAAGAGCTTGTGGtgaagctgggaggggagaggggctttAATGGGTGCACCTAGTGAAATGCACAAAGGGGAAACCTGAAACACTATGATTAAAATGTAGTTCTGTGAACCCATTTTTACATTTGGTTATATAGCAGTAGACCTGAGAATGTGAGAACAAATGAAGGTCTTTTCATCAAGCAGTTCTGTTGGTTAGGTAAATCACTGCTTATTAGTCTTTCACATTTTTCATTCTTGTAATCCAGTAGCATTGTATTACAGTTGTTTGTTTTACTACTTAAGGCTTCTGCAGTTTAGTCAGCAGATGTAGTCTTAAACCCATCTTGAAAAGCACATGGTCTCTAATGCAGCACATGCCATTAACTGGTGAGTAGGCATCCTCCTTACAATGACATTTTATTAATGTCAACTCATACTTCAGTGAACTGAATCTGCCTTTTTTGGCTAGGCTTATTTGGAAATAACTTATTGACATAAACAAAACTTGTACTGAACTAAAGGTGAGAGTTTGCAAGCTATTTGCGTAAACTTGGTTGAAAATTGCTAGAGCTCATTTTGGAAAGGGTGTAAATTCACATCTGCACTAATGCTTACGTTTCTAGCACTGCAGGGAGTATCTGTTCTTTGTAACAGATGTATGAGAATGCATCAAGTTGGGAACATACCTCAAGGCATGTATTACaataaactaatttttaaattacccttttttcctttctatgtTC
Above is a genomic segment from Chelonoidis abingdonii isolate Lonesome George chromosome 25, CheloAbing_2.0, whole genome shotgun sequence containing:
- the SFPQ gene encoding splicing factor, proline- and glutamine-rich isoform X1, with amino-acid sequence MSRDRFRSRGGGGFHRRGGGGGGRGGPNHDFRSPPPGMGLGQNRGPLGGGPPGGGPKPEPPKPPVSTATPPASSTSATATTSGPSGSQAGSGPPAGPPPATGQQQPQTQAAAAAAPPSTPSVPGGQAQAQPKPSPTPAVGPKKGQGQSPGGGPKGPGGPQQGPGGPHPKGGQGHRGGPGGEQRGRGQGQQHQGQGLNLQQGPAGGSGEKTTDEGFKANLSLLRRPGEKTYTQRCRLFVGNLPADITDEEFKRLFAKYGEPGEVFINKGKGFGFIKLESRALAEIAKAELDDIPMRGRQLRVRFATHAAALSVRNLSPYVSNELLEEAFSQFGPVERAVVIVDDRGRSTGKGIVEFASKPAARKAFERCTEGVFLLTTTPRPVIVEPLEQLDDEDGLPEKLAQKNPMYQKERETPPRFAQHGSFEFEYSQRWKSLDEMEKQQRDQVEKNMKDAKDKLESEMEDAYHEHQANLLRQDLMRRQEELRRMEELHNQEMQKRKEIQLRQEEERRRREEEMMIRQREMEEQMRRQREENYSRMGYMDPRERDMRMGGASTMNMGDPYGAAAQKFPPMGGGGGGGGGGGSIGYEASPGVGQPAMSGSMMGSDMRAERFGQGGAGPVGGQGPRGMGPGTPAGYGRGREEYEGPNKKPRF
- the SFPQ gene encoding splicing factor, proline- and glutamine-rich isoform X2, which translates into the protein MSRDRFRSRGGGGFHRRGGGGGGRGGPNHDFRSPPPGMGLGQNRGPLGGGPPGGGPKPEPPKPPVSTATPPASSTSATATTSGPSGSQAGSGPPAGPPPATGQQQPQTQAAAAAAPPSTPSVPGGQAQAQPKPSPTPAVGPKKGQGQSPGGGPKGPGGPQQGPGGPHPKGGQGHRGGPGGEQRGRGQGQQHQGQGLNLQQGPAGGSGEKTTDEGFKANLSLLRRPGEKTYTQRCRLFVGNLPADITDEEFKRLFAKYGEPGEVFINKGKGFGFIKLESRALAEIAKAELDDIPMRGRQLRVRFATHAAALSVRNLSPYVSNELLEEAFSQFGPVERAVVIVDDRGRSTGKGIVEFASKPAARKAFERCTEGVFLLTTTPRPVIVEPLEQLDDEDGLPEKLAQKNPMYQKERETPPRFAQHGSFEFEYSQRWKSLDEMEKQQRDQVEKNMKDAKDKLESEMEDAYHEHQANLLRQDLMRRQEELRRMEELHNQEMQKRKEIQLRQEEERRRREEEMMIRQREMEEQMRRQREENYSRMGYMDPRERDMRMGGASTMNMGDPYGAAAQKFPPMGGGGGGGGGGGSIGYEASPGVGQPAMSGSMMGSDMVKMMQAE